A region of Granulicella aggregans DNA encodes the following proteins:
- a CDS encoding FG-GAP-like repeat-containing protein, with amino-acid sequence MSPLLGKLKFPASSRAENTRGASPNASGVTLPNFGGYLSAPAYPARASNSIAYDPLNNGVQTAIAADFDKDGLTDVAVIQFDGTLNILRNTGGGVLAAPAGYINPNPNVGSENVAQSFAADLNGDGYPDIVAFDAANLVLLTFLNDGNGTFSTAQTITLSTDYGNPAGITVGDVNGDGRADVVVAYYNVLSRTSSQMSIQSLIGKGDGTFTAMTAATISVPTSLTLSGLAPVALGDLNGDGKLDIAALLQEQNSRSAGVFVVTTALGTGDGTFAALNVNSPISANVSGVFDLSFNSAGVQILDLNKDGKLDLEVDMNGLLYVALGQGDNSFSAQVSSDFQGGYAVAFADLNGDGYPDAVCGSAGLQVYLGKGDGTFAAPAINGQYAIDIATPQGVVAADFDGDGMLDIAELGSDYKEVSMFFGNGDGTLHGALQLSLPTDSASFDTELENVLKATARPYSDLVVLNLGGTAPSLQTGLSDGKGNFSYVPSLTAGLPVDFDFVEPVQADFNGDGQQDLLMAGAAGELWVSLSNGDGTFATPLAINLPTLTCPLSYGAAGDLNGDGKQDIVVAYGGDSVCGGTTTVSGYFVIAGKGDGTFQTPVFFPSGTQLYSATLADMNLDGNLDLILDDVPTATSGTFLLTLQPGNGDGTFGAESTLLTNYVVTDVKVADMNLDGNPDVLLAAEEVYGSDVTTAGLVLINGNGDGTFGNHSLIAGGNVFLQTQVADMNGDSIPDIEVSLYTNGAQPNTYYGFSTLLGLGDGGFSAPFNQLIPLNGVLPLVGNFYDDNAPDVVTTTFYGVDLFLGQGGTTLTLGTSVPSVVYGSSETFTAKVAASMSGRPALTGTVSFYDGTTLLGSAPVSGGSASFSTAALALGTHTVSAVYSGDSNFNRNTSGTVAVAVTSLAPAFALSSGSSALTLAQGANGIVPLTLTANATFSGPVNLTCTGAPNNASCGFSSNSVVLTAGSSATAALVIGTTGTKTSMQMPPSAPWQGKASVVSVASLILMCFIRPRKRLRGVLFAALLAVAVMGASSCSGGGPTVASVGKTSFTITVTATPTGSAGTAQTTTVNVTVQ; translated from the coding sequence ATGAGCCCGCTTCTCGGCAAGCTCAAATTTCCGGCTTCGAGCCGTGCTGAGAACACTCGCGGCGCCTCGCCGAATGCGTCTGGCGTGACCTTGCCTAACTTTGGTGGCTACCTTTCCGCTCCAGCGTATCCGGCGCGCGCGTCGAACTCCATCGCTTACGATCCACTGAATAACGGCGTGCAGACGGCGATTGCGGCGGACTTCGATAAGGACGGGCTTACGGATGTCGCGGTGATCCAATTCGATGGCACACTCAACATCCTGCGCAATACCGGTGGCGGGGTGCTTGCAGCGCCTGCTGGCTATATCAATCCAAACCCCAATGTTGGATCGGAGAATGTGGCGCAGTCCTTTGCGGCGGACCTGAACGGTGATGGGTATCCGGATATCGTCGCCTTCGATGCGGCGAATCTCGTTCTGTTGACATTCTTGAATGACGGTAACGGCACCTTCAGCACGGCACAGACGATCACCCTGAGCACAGACTACGGCAACCCCGCCGGCATCACGGTGGGCGATGTGAACGGCGATGGCAGGGCCGACGTGGTGGTCGCCTACTATAACGTGCTGTCGCGGACCAGCTCGCAGATGTCGATCCAGTCGCTCATCGGCAAGGGGGATGGGACCTTCACCGCGATGACCGCGGCGACCATCTCTGTGCCGACGTCACTCACGCTGTCGGGCCTGGCTCCGGTGGCTTTGGGAGACCTGAACGGTGATGGCAAGCTCGATATCGCCGCACTGCTGCAGGAGCAGAACTCGCGTTCAGCAGGCGTATTCGTGGTAACGACTGCGCTGGGCACTGGCGATGGAACGTTCGCGGCGCTGAATGTGAACAGCCCGATCTCGGCGAACGTGTCAGGAGTCTTCGACCTGTCGTTCAATAGCGCGGGTGTACAGATTCTTGATTTGAACAAAGACGGCAAGCTGGATCTCGAGGTCGACATGAACGGGTTGTTGTATGTTGCTCTGGGACAGGGAGACAACTCGTTCAGCGCGCAGGTAAGCTCGGACTTTCAGGGCGGATATGCGGTGGCCTTCGCCGATCTCAACGGCGACGGTTATCCTGATGCAGTCTGCGGCTCTGCTGGTCTCCAGGTCTATCTCGGTAAGGGCGACGGGACCTTTGCTGCACCAGCGATCAATGGGCAGTATGCGATCGACATTGCAACGCCTCAGGGCGTTGTCGCCGCCGACTTCGACGGCGATGGCATGCTGGACATCGCGGAACTCGGCTCGGACTATAAAGAAGTTTCGATGTTCTTCGGCAACGGAGACGGCACGCTGCATGGGGCGTTACAACTCAGCCTGCCGACCGATAGTGCAAGCTTCGATACCGAGCTGGAGAATGTACTGAAGGCGACGGCCAGGCCCTACAGCGACCTGGTTGTGCTTAACCTCGGTGGCACTGCGCCTTCGCTGCAGACGGGCCTGAGCGATGGCAAAGGGAACTTCAGCTACGTGCCTTCGCTTACGGCGGGACTGCCTGTTGACTTCGACTTCGTCGAGCCGGTGCAGGCAGACTTCAATGGAGATGGGCAACAGGACCTTCTGATGGCGGGGGCGGCGGGCGAACTCTGGGTATCGCTGTCCAACGGCGACGGCACCTTCGCGACACCGCTTGCAATCAATCTGCCGACGCTGACTTGCCCCTTGTCCTACGGCGCGGCTGGCGATCTGAACGGCGATGGCAAGCAGGACATCGTGGTGGCCTATGGTGGCGATTCTGTCTGTGGGGGAACAACAACTGTGTCCGGGTACTTTGTCATCGCAGGCAAGGGTGACGGCACCTTTCAGACACCGGTTTTCTTTCCCAGCGGCACGCAGCTCTACTCGGCGACGCTTGCGGATATGAACCTCGACGGAAACCTCGACCTGATTCTCGATGATGTTCCTACCGCAACCTCGGGTACTTTCCTGTTGACGCTACAGCCGGGCAACGGAGACGGTACGTTCGGCGCGGAGTCGACGCTGCTTACGAACTACGTGGTCACCGACGTGAAGGTTGCGGATATGAACCTGGACGGCAATCCGGACGTGCTGCTCGCGGCCGAAGAGGTCTATGGCAGCGACGTCACTACAGCGGGACTGGTTCTAATCAACGGCAATGGCGATGGGACGTTCGGTAACCACAGCCTGATCGCGGGCGGGAATGTCTTCCTCCAGACACAGGTCGCGGACATGAACGGCGACTCAATTCCGGATATCGAAGTGTCGCTCTATACCAATGGGGCGCAACCAAATACCTACTACGGGTTCTCGACTCTGCTGGGGCTTGGTGATGGGGGCTTCAGCGCACCGTTCAATCAACTCATCCCGTTGAATGGCGTCTTGCCACTGGTAGGGAACTTCTACGATGACAACGCTCCGGACGTCGTTACGACAACTTTCTATGGCGTCGATCTCTTCCTGGGGCAGGGAGGCACGACTCTCACGCTCGGAACATCGGTGCCGTCCGTGGTCTACGGAAGCTCGGAGACGTTTACAGCGAAGGTCGCCGCATCCATGTCCGGTCGTCCCGCCTTGACGGGTACGGTCTCGTTCTACGACGGCACTACCCTTCTGGGGAGTGCTCCTGTGAGCGGGGGCAGCGCGAGCTTCAGCACGGCTGCGCTGGCTCTGGGGACGCATACCGTCTCCGCAGTTTACTCTGGCGATTCGAACTTCAACCGCAACACCAGCGGCACTGTGGCGGTTGCGGTCACATCGCTTGCGCCTGCGTTCGCGCTGTCGAGCGGTTCCAGTGCGCTTACGCTCGCACAGGGTGCTAATGGAATTGTGCCGTTGACGCTGACCGCCAACGCTACGTTCAGTGGGCCCGTCAATCTAACCTGCACCGGCGCGCCGAACAACGCATCCTGCGGCTTCAGTAGCAATAGTGTCGTCCTTACGGCTGGAAGCTCGGCCACTGCGGCTCTGGTGATCGGAACTACCGGAACCAAGACCTCCATGCAGATGCCGCCCTCTGCGCCGTGGCAGGGTAAGGCGTCGGTGGTGAGCGTCGCGTCGCTGATCCTGATGTGCTTCATCAGGCCGCGGAAGAGGCTGAGGGGCGTGCTGTTCGCGGCGTTGCTCGCAGTAGCGGTTATGGGAGCATCAAGCTGCAGCGGGGGCGGACCGACCGTCGCATCTGTTGGCAAGACGTCCTTCACCATTACTGTAACGGCGACGCCTACCGGTAGCGCTGGCACAGCACAGACTACAACCGTCAATGTCACAGTGCAGTAG
- a CDS encoding carboxymuconolactone decarboxylase family protein, with translation MSSTVMPTLEPMFLPGVEANPQPSSYLNLIERARANGQENWQIWNLFAFAPEMTIHMGRFTHAVMHEPGPISPALRELIATYTSSLNHCEFCMRSHAAVTSHLTDEATVAAVVRDLDTAPITDAEKSLLRFTRKVTMDSANITGEDTASLRAQGWDDAAIYYAITVTALFNFYNRWVSSSGVHAVSHEGHKIHGAMIAERGYVRV, from the coding sequence ATGTCATCGACCGTAATGCCCACTCTTGAACCAATGTTCCTGCCGGGAGTTGAAGCGAACCCCCAGCCCAGCAGCTATCTCAATCTCATCGAACGCGCCCGCGCCAACGGCCAGGAGAACTGGCAGATCTGGAATCTATTTGCCTTCGCGCCGGAGATGACGATCCACATGGGCCGCTTCACCCATGCCGTCATGCATGAGCCCGGGCCTATCTCGCCCGCTCTGCGCGAGCTCATCGCGACCTATACCTCTTCACTCAACCACTGCGAGTTCTGCATGCGCTCGCACGCCGCAGTCACCTCGCATCTGACGGATGAAGCGACCGTCGCGGCGGTCGTTCGCGATCTCGACACCGCACCGATCACTGACGCTGAAAAGTCGCTCCTCCGGTTTACGCGCAAGGTCACGATGGACTCCGCCAACATCACTGGCGAGGATACCGCGTCGCTCCGCGCACAAGGTTGGGACGATGCCGCGATCTACTACGCCATCACTGTCACGGCTCTCTTTAACTTCTACAATCGTTGGGTCTCGTCGAGCGGCGTGCACGCGGTCTCGCACGAGGGACACAAGATACACGGTGCCATGATTGCCGAACGAGGATATGTCCGTGTCTGA
- a CDS encoding LytR/AlgR family response regulator transcription factor has translation MKFSVLIVDDEPLARQGVSLRLQPHEDMAVIGECSNGQEARDAILERKPDLVFLDIQMPLLSGIEVMRTLPPDQTPYTIFLTAFDEYVMQAFEVHAIDYLLKPIDDSRFNAALQHARRVLGGTQAATYQERLRELLTQDANIPVPAPLREFSVRTGRRVTFVSVEDIDWIEAQGDYAQLHVGSKEYLLRESLTYLESRLDTGSFLRIHRSAIVRVNRIVRVESRPNRDCVVTLANGNLLRVSRTYSHHLRNLLRNGSLV, from the coding sequence ATGAAATTTAGCGTCCTTATCGTTGATGACGAACCGCTCGCGCGGCAGGGAGTATCGCTGCGCCTGCAGCCTCATGAAGACATGGCCGTAATTGGCGAATGCTCAAACGGCCAGGAGGCCCGGGACGCAATCCTTGAGCGCAAGCCTGATCTGGTCTTTCTCGATATCCAGATGCCGCTGCTCAGCGGCATTGAAGTGATGCGTACACTTCCTCCCGATCAGACCCCGTACACCATCTTTCTCACCGCTTTCGACGAATATGTCATGCAGGCGTTCGAGGTCCATGCGATCGACTATCTGCTAAAGCCCATCGACGACTCGCGCTTCAACGCGGCACTGCAACATGCTCGCAGAGTGCTCGGTGGCACGCAGGCCGCTACCTACCAGGAGCGATTGCGCGAGTTACTCACGCAGGACGCGAACATCCCGGTGCCTGCGCCGCTAAGAGAGTTCTCCGTCCGCACGGGCAGGCGCGTCACGTTCGTCTCCGTCGAAGATATCGATTGGATCGAGGCACAGGGCGACTACGCTCAACTGCACGTTGGAAGCAAAGAGTATCTTCTTAGGGAGTCACTTACTTATCTGGAGAGCCGCCTAGATACAGGGAGCTTTCTCCGCATCCACCGTTCGGCGATCGTTCGGGTCAATCGCATCGTGCGCGTGGAGTCGCGTCCAAACCGCGATTGCGTTGTAACCCTGGCGAACGGCAACTTACTCCGCGTGAGCCGAACCTACAGTCATCATCTGCGAAATCTCTTGCGCAATGGATCTCTCGTCTGA
- a CDS encoding alpha-amylase domain-containing protein, with the protein MTNPWNGKAVLQVFWWNCSNTAYSSFYNYLAGLAPTLANMGFDGIWTPPPCKGNGIAQNMAYEPYDYYDLGQKNQQGGVATWFGSQDEFLRMVAVCHANGLEVYPDIVLDHCSPADADPDSPFKDPEHNYSSFHGVGFAGPGTGRWPRNWLDFHYNPQHWHNPSDWTPPPNPENDFGFDFCYQGRCSDTGDAPSNCPVRANARAWFVWFVRQSGVDGFRFDDVKGFPPEVVEDVLYNAMGPGLEYFCVGEYLPDYSSADLDNWCNATLNRSGTFDYSFRYALSDLASSQGFYNVGNLPSLQQQNRFKTVPFLNNHDTQDGTLGPYINPDDRRAQLAYAVAMTVDGSPQLFILDLFNTLFNLPADRHTTRPWLVNLLWCHQKLAFKSGEYFVRYQGSEQLLILERGARAIVAINNDGANWQSQWISTAFFPNTQLHDYSGSMKDDIWTNQDGWAHIAVPPCSYSVWGPAGITGGFAPTPRRTLQQFEMADDLGDSNPNSPRYGGFAIPAVHRTAGAVWPATGSKVNLFVYADAPQQVELLILPPKGAAAIPGFTGTAGPDHPLVASFEVGLEGRHILTAKLTNAAALPARLYVKVDYLGPKNPTAL; encoded by the coding sequence ATGACGAATCCATGGAACGGAAAAGCTGTTCTCCAGGTCTTCTGGTGGAACTGCTCCAACACTGCTTATTCCAGTTTTTATAACTACCTGGCCGGACTGGCTCCTACCCTCGCAAACATGGGGTTCGATGGGATCTGGACGCCGCCTCCTTGTAAGGGCAATGGCATTGCTCAGAATATGGCCTACGAGCCTTACGATTACTACGATCTGGGCCAAAAGAATCAACAGGGCGGCGTCGCTACCTGGTTCGGCTCTCAGGATGAATTCCTGCGCATGGTCGCCGTCTGCCATGCCAATGGGCTCGAAGTCTATCCCGACATCGTACTCGACCATTGCTCCCCCGCAGATGCCGACCCGGACTCGCCCTTCAAAGACCCGGAACACAACTACAGCAGCTTTCACGGCGTAGGCTTTGCCGGTCCTGGCACCGGACGCTGGCCGCGCAACTGGCTCGACTTCCATTACAACCCGCAGCACTGGCACAACCCGAGCGACTGGACGCCGCCGCCCAACCCAGAGAATGACTTCGGCTTTGATTTCTGCTACCAGGGACGATGCAGCGACACCGGCGACGCTCCGTCCAACTGCCCCGTCCGCGCTAACGCCCGCGCCTGGTTTGTCTGGTTCGTCAGGCAGTCCGGGGTCGACGGCTTCCGCTTCGACGACGTCAAAGGCTTTCCGCCGGAGGTCGTCGAAGACGTCCTCTACAACGCCATGGGTCCAGGCCTCGAATACTTCTGCGTAGGCGAGTACCTTCCGGACTATTCCTCTGCGGATCTGGACAACTGGTGCAACGCAACCCTTAACCGCTCCGGAACCTTCGACTACAGCTTCCGCTACGCTCTCAGCGACCTTGCTAGTAGCCAGGGCTTCTATAACGTCGGGAATCTCCCCTCTCTCCAGCAGCAGAATCGCTTCAAGACCGTACCGTTCCTCAACAATCACGATACCCAGGATGGTACCCTCGGGCCGTATATCAATCCTGACGACCGGCGCGCGCAACTCGCTTACGCTGTCGCCATGACCGTCGACGGCAGCCCCCAGCTCTTCATACTCGATCTCTTCAACACGCTCTTCAATCTCCCCGCCGACCGGCATACTACGCGCCCGTGGCTGGTCAACCTGCTCTGGTGTCATCAGAAGCTCGCCTTCAAATCGGGAGAGTACTTCGTCCGCTATCAAGGCTCGGAGCAACTCCTCATCCTCGAGCGCGGCGCCCGGGCCATCGTCGCCATCAATAACGACGGCGCTAACTGGCAGTCGCAGTGGATCTCGACCGCGTTCTTCCCCAACACCCAACTCCACGACTACAGCGGCTCCATGAAGGACGACATCTGGACCAACCAGGACGGCTGGGCGCACATCGCCGTCCCGCCCTGTTCCTACTCCGTCTGGGGGCCCGCAGGCATCACTGGCGGCTTTGCACCCACTCCACGCCGTACCCTCCAGCAGTTTGAGATGGCCGACGACCTTGGTGACAGCAATCCGAACAGCCCGCGATACGGGGGCTTCGCTATCCCCGCCGTCCACCGCACCGCGGGAGCCGTCTGGCCGGCCACCGGTTCAAAGGTCAACCTCTTCGTCTATGCCGACGCGCCCCAGCAGGTAGAGTTGCTGATCCTGCCTCCAAAGGGAGCAGCAGCAATACCTGGCTTCACTGGCACCGCCGGGCCGGACCATCCACTCGTGGCCAGTTTCGAGGTTGGCCTCGAGGGCCGTCACATCCTGACCGCGAAGCTCACGAACGCAGCCGCCCTACCCGCGCGCCTCTACGTCAAAGTCGACTACCTGGGTCCTAAAAATCCAACCGCATTGTGA
- a CDS encoding MFS transporter — protein MSETIAEENSLSYAGWRVTLAAFVGVMVSFAAMVPYTFSLFLGPLHDAFGWKREAISNAFAITALTVAACSPTIGSLLDRLPPRRIILPCIVVFACGMASLSLLRGHIAQFYASYLLLGIVGNGTAQLAYSRAVLTWFEQRRGLALAIVLTGSGTGSILLPIIAQHVITTNGWRASYLTLGSIALVGFPLTALLVRNRKIVETESTHSAVATKIGAVLKTRIFWLIALPVTLSAFSLNAAIAHLAALLTGRSITPASAALALSMLGVSGILGRLITGHLLDRLFAPFVSVGVLLIAGLGVLTIAYATTASLGIAGAFLMGFGAGSEADVVPYLIAKYFGRSRFSTLYGLSWTAYAVGGAIGPVLMGHAFDKAGTYLPSTVLSFALPLFIAAVLQFFLPKYPRTSSSNFISSANLQAAVDTAL, from the coding sequence GTGTCTGAGACCATCGCCGAAGAGAACTCTCTTTCGTACGCCGGGTGGCGAGTGACGCTTGCCGCATTTGTCGGAGTCATGGTCAGCTTCGCGGCCATGGTTCCCTACACCTTCAGCCTCTTCCTTGGGCCATTGCACGATGCCTTCGGCTGGAAACGCGAGGCCATCTCGAACGCGTTCGCCATCACCGCACTTACCGTCGCGGCATGTTCGCCGACCATCGGCTCGCTGCTCGATCGTCTGCCACCGCGACGAATCATCCTGCCCTGCATCGTCGTCTTCGCGTGCGGCATGGCCTCGCTCTCTCTGCTTCGCGGGCATATCGCGCAGTTCTACGCGAGCTACCTGCTGCTCGGAATCGTAGGCAACGGCACCGCGCAGCTCGCCTATTCACGGGCTGTGCTCACATGGTTCGAGCAACGTCGCGGACTTGCCCTCGCCATCGTTCTTACAGGCAGCGGCACCGGTTCCATCCTGCTGCCAATCATCGCGCAACACGTCATCACCACGAATGGCTGGAGAGCTTCGTACCTTACCCTCGGCTCAATCGCTCTCGTCGGCTTCCCTCTTACTGCATTGCTCGTCCGCAATCGCAAGATCGTCGAGACTGAGTCCACGCATAGTGCGGTCGCAACGAAGATCGGAGCCGTCCTGAAGACGCGTATCTTCTGGCTGATCGCCCTTCCGGTCACACTCTCTGCCTTCAGCCTCAACGCGGCCATCGCACACCTCGCGGCTCTGCTCACCGGCCGCTCCATCACGCCGGCCAGCGCGGCCCTCGCACTCTCGATGCTCGGAGTCTCCGGCATCCTCGGACGTCTCATCACCGGGCACCTTCTCGACCGGCTCTTTGCACCCTTCGTATCGGTGGGAGTCTTGTTGATCGCTGGCCTCGGCGTCCTCACCATCGCCTACGCCACGACCGCGTCTCTCGGTATCGCGGGAGCGTTCCTCATGGGCTTTGGCGCTGGCAGCGAGGCGGATGTCGTGCCTTACCTCATCGCGAAGTACTTCGGCCGCTCGCGCTTTTCAACGCTCTACGGCCTTAGCTGGACCGCCTACGCGGTCGGCGGCGCGATCGGTCCCGTCCTCATGGGTCACGCGTTCGACAAGGCCGGCACCTATCTTCCCTCAACCGTGCTCTCATTCGCGTTGCCGCTCTTCATCGCGGCGGTCCTGCAATTCTTTCTACCGAAGTATCCACGCACTTCCTCCTCAAACTTCATCTCATCGGCCAACCTTCAGGCTGCGGTCGACACGGCCCTCTAA
- a CDS encoding sensor histidine kinase: MERIKQNPQYLAFWPLQVAGWGTYLLMNVLSSIPYRHRADYIAFRGAFLASSFLASFPMYWLCHALWKQRPRIRVIAAFCIIASYPLGLLCAAAAFEAGIVFSTHRPPFTWADVITAAPSGWFALIAWSSFYFGIKHYLELKEKHRQLLAIERLAREAQIRALRYQLQPHFLFNTLNAISTLVLSEQIKPATEMIGKLAHMLRSTLDSPDLHRLPFSDELAVTEEYLDIERVRFGDRLEVRWDVDPVVRNVLVPRLLLQPLVENAVRHGVARRPYGGFILISARRVGTSLAVHIENQLPEEKASVLLDRVVRPGGLGLENVRLRLKEMYGEAGSMHASANARGNYEVSLLLPGIEADSSDSTSSPIEVYEI; encoded by the coding sequence TTGGAACGCATTAAGCAAAATCCGCAATACCTTGCCTTCTGGCCACTACAGGTTGCGGGGTGGGGCACTTACTTGTTGATGAATGTCCTTTCGTCGATTCCTTATCGACACAGGGCAGACTATATTGCGTTTCGCGGTGCATTCCTTGCCAGTAGCTTCCTTGCCAGCTTCCCGATGTATTGGCTCTGCCACGCCCTATGGAAGCAGCGTCCGCGGATACGCGTTATCGCGGCTTTCTGCATCATTGCGTCTTATCCACTGGGCCTTCTTTGTGCCGCGGCAGCCTTCGAGGCAGGGATCGTCTTCAGCACTCACCGTCCGCCCTTTACGTGGGCTGACGTCATTACCGCAGCGCCAAGCGGTTGGTTTGCGCTTATCGCGTGGTCGTCTTTTTACTTCGGCATCAAGCATTATCTGGAGCTGAAGGAAAAGCACCGGCAGTTGCTGGCCATCGAGCGTTTGGCTCGCGAGGCGCAGATTCGGGCGCTGCGATACCAGTTGCAGCCGCACTTCCTCTTCAACACGTTGAACGCGATCTCGACCCTGGTGCTGAGCGAGCAGATCAAACCTGCTACCGAGATGATCGGCAAGCTCGCACACATGCTGCGCAGCACGCTCGATTCGCCCGACCTGCACCGGCTTCCTTTTTCCGATGAACTCGCCGTCACCGAGGAGTATCTCGACATTGAACGGGTGCGTTTCGGCGACCGTCTTGAGGTCCGCTGGGACGTCGACCCCGTCGTTCGCAATGTTCTGGTTCCGCGCCTCCTGCTTCAGCCGCTGGTGGAAAACGCGGTGCGGCATGGCGTGGCAAGAAGGCCCTATGGCGGTTTCATTCTTATCTCGGCGCGCCGTGTCGGGACGAGTCTCGCGGTCCATATCGAAAACCAGCTTCCGGAAGAGAAGGCTTCCGTATTGCTCGATCGGGTCGTGCGTCCCGGCGGTCTTGGGCTCGAGAATGTAAGACTTCGCCTGAAGGAGATGTATGGTGAGGCTGGAAGCATGCACGCCTCCGCCAACGCGCGCGGGAACTATGAGGTGTCGTTGCTGCTGCCGGGCATCGAGGCGGACAGCTCGGATAGCACCTCGAGCCCTATCGAAGTCTATGAAATTTAG
- a CDS encoding carboxymuconolactone decarboxylase family protein translates to MPHIHLPADIPGIGAAFAFRPETAKPMRELAHILLFEPGSEASLSSRDRELIASFVSSRNTCYFCQTSHGAAAANHVGGSPELVAAVCSDPSTAEISEKLKALLVIAAHVQGDAKSVTPGMVEAAREHGASDVEIHDTVLIAAAFCMYNRYVDGLATWQPRNEEMYQTMGARLAESGYAQPRS, encoded by the coding sequence ATGCCACACATCCATCTTCCCGCAGATATTCCCGGAATAGGCGCAGCTTTCGCCTTCCGCCCGGAGACCGCGAAGCCCATGCGAGAGCTGGCGCATATTCTCCTCTTCGAGCCCGGCAGCGAGGCCAGCCTCAGCTCACGCGATCGCGAGTTGATCGCAAGCTTCGTCTCTTCGCGCAACACCTGCTACTTCTGCCAGACCAGCCACGGAGCTGCTGCCGCAAACCACGTCGGCGGCAGTCCGGAACTGGTCGCTGCCGTATGCAGCGACCCCTCTACTGCAGAAATATCTGAGAAACTCAAGGCGCTCCTGGTGATCGCAGCCCATGTTCAAGGAGACGCAAAGTCCGTCACCCCCGGCATGGTTGAAGCCGCGCGAGAACATGGCGCTTCAGACGTTGAGATACATGACACCGTTCTCATCGCCGCAGCCTTTTGCATGTACAACCGCTATGTTGATGGGCTCGCAACATGGCAGCCGCGCAATGAGGAGATGTATCAGACAATGGGAGCGCGGCTCGCGGAAAGTGGCTATGCACAGCCCAGAAGCTGA
- a CDS encoding carboxymuconolactone decarboxylase family protein, translating to MPHIALPNLPGIRGPMAFRPETSKPLNELVEVLLRHPNSLTQGERELIATYVSSQNNCHYCQSIHGAIAAAHLDGNEDLVQCVKRDFHSADVSPKLKALLNIAGKVQQDGKKVTSEDVELARNEGATDIEIHDTVLIAAAFCMYNRYVDGLATVQPQDPDLYRQRGKMVARDGYVAANLTNVATPIVSTTEPELIAR from the coding sequence ATGCCCCACATCGCACTTCCAAACCTGCCCGGAATCCGCGGCCCTATGGCCTTTCGTCCCGAGACCTCAAAGCCGCTCAACGAACTTGTCGAGGTCCTGCTTCGTCATCCCAACTCTCTCACGCAAGGCGAGCGCGAACTGATCGCCACCTACGTCTCCTCGCAGAACAACTGCCACTACTGCCAATCGATACATGGTGCTATCGCGGCCGCACATCTCGACGGCAACGAAGATCTGGTTCAGTGCGTCAAGCGTGACTTTCACTCGGCCGATGTATCGCCAAAGCTGAAGGCGTTACTGAACATCGCAGGCAAAGTTCAGCAGGATGGCAAGAAGGTCACCTCCGAGGATGTCGAACTTGCTCGCAACGAGGGTGCGACCGACATCGAGATCCACGATACGGTCCTCATCGCCGCGGCGTTTTGCATGTACAACCGCTACGTCGATGGCCTGGCCACAGTCCAGCCGCAGGATCCCGATCTTTATCGTCAGCGCGGTAAGATGGTCGCACGCGACGGCTATGTCGCCGCCAACCTGACGAACGTAGCGACCCCGATCGTTTCAACAACTGAACCAGAACTGATCGCGAGGTAA